Proteins encoded together in one Triticum dicoccoides isolate Atlit2015 ecotype Zavitan chromosome 7B, WEW_v2.0, whole genome shotgun sequence window:
- the LOC119336938 gene encoding uncharacterized protein LOC119336938: MASIGNGKPDAQGQERQAARLLPPAEVPPPHTDAGLVVLFDLLRRRVDGFPTWMLPAYLVHGVDVYGHHPQDLLRRHPPATSPDGKRASYFVNLVRPLTATDARRSRVVPGGFWKSERAPVPVEAAPDKMIGTKQAFSFISKEAEHKGGPRGGFIMHELLLPGQAGRLAGGDELALSKVYPSPRVATKKRSRSQGQGPTASATRTAAASSAPAPTSSPPLLQRSCDVFSSARSSSAVSSPPPSLEPPASSAPPSLEASSLGPASSAPGPASSSPPPIQGSASSPRHRQGAAKRVLLLEVGDSPPREGHNISCHQVYRAMEVLGPGRRVPIDCADLFLLDSGKGKRQRTAAEF; the protein is encoded by the coding sequence ATGGCCTCAATCGGCAACGGCAAGCCCGATGCCCAGGGCCAGGAGCGCCAGGCGGCGAGGCTCCTGCCGCCGGCCGAGGTGCCGCCTCCGCACACGGACGCGGGCCTCGTGGTGCTGTTCGACCTCCTACGACGACGGGTCGACGGATTCCCCACCTGGATGCTCCCCGCCTACCTCGTCCACGGAGTCGACGTCTACGGCCACCACCCGCAGGATCTGCTGCGGCGCCATCCGCCGGCGACATCGCCCGACGGCAAGCGTGCCTCCTACTTCGTGAACCTGGTACGCCCCCTCACCGCGACGGATGCAAGAAGAAGCAGGGTCGTGCCGGGGGGGTTCTGGAAGTCGGAgcgcgcccccgtccccgtcgaagCCGCCCCCGACAAGATGATCGGAACCAAGCAGGCCTTCTCTTTCATCTCCAAGGAGGCGGAGCACAAGGGTGGACCCCGCGGCGGGTTCATCATGCACGAGCTCCTTCTCCCCGGCCAGGCAGGACGCCTCGCCGGCGGGGACGAGCTGGCGCTCTCAAAGGTCTACCCGTCTCCGCGCGTCGCCACCAAGAAGAGGTCCAGGTCCCAGGGACAGGGACCGACCGCCAGCGCAACAAGGACCGCGGCCGCCTCCTCTGCTCCAGCGCCGACGTCTTCGCCGCCTCTGCTCCAGCGCTCCTGCGACGTCTTCAGCAGCGCAAGAAGCAGCAGCGCCGTCTCCTCTCCGCCTCCTTCCCTGGAGCCGCCGGCCTCCTCTGCTCCGCCTTCCCTGGAGGCCTCGTCTCTCGGGCCGGCATCCTCTGCGCCGGGGCCGGCATCCTCTTCTCCGCCCCCCATCCAGGGATCAGCATCGTCTCCACGGCACCGGCAGGGTGCCGCCAAGAGGGTGCTCCTCCTGGAGGTGGGCGACTCCCCCCCGAGGGAAGGCCACAACATTTCGTGCCACCAGGTCTACCGCGCCATGGAGGTTCTTGGACCCGGGAGGCGTGTCCCCATCGACTGCGCTGACCTCTTCCTGCTTGACAGCGGGAAGGGGAAGAGGCAGCGGACGGCTGCAGAGTTTTGA